A region of Paenibacillus sp. JNUCC-31 DNA encodes the following proteins:
- a CDS encoding DUF1801 domain-containing protein, giving the protein MNAEVTEFIEQIPVPWQVQVASKLRELVHESIPEVQERVQYKKPHFLKNGKYAAVISPSKPAVSFTIFNATGLDLPDGIFEGPAERKTIKIKEKDTPDYEWLTRLLTQASAEL; this is encoded by the coding sequence ATGAATGCGGAAGTCACTGAATTTATCGAACAGATCCCGGTTCCCTGGCAAGTCCAGGTTGCAAGCAAACTGCGGGAGTTGGTACATGAGTCGATCCCTGAAGTACAGGAACGTGTGCAGTACAAGAAACCTCATTTCCTGAAAAACGGTAAATACGCGGCGGTCATCTCCCCGTCCAAGCCGGCAGTATCCTTCACGATCTTCAATGCAACCGGGCTTGACCTGCCAGATGGTATATTCGAAGGCCCGGCAGAACGCAAAACCATCAAAATCAAGGAAAAAGATACGCCGGATTATGAATGGTTGACTCGTCTTCTGACTCAGGCATCGGCAGAACTCTAA
- a CDS encoding DUF1963 domain-containing protein produces the protein MTERIPCIREGCANTILPATAVRTGGYCMPCKQEMEREAQQKYIEANRRNVNLYEGMTDPVEILKIMHTRQAHDPLIRYVPYEESQEQVYLSLSMEQQALMIDYAMQLIRAGDDDTGKDILVYLVCYHDISLSAQILELLEREIYYPVILYKSASAEVRDQLIQQVNTDDENRNNLLLMLAYIGDEVVVRQFQQWRQSPPHWAVQLHVAPEHHTTEAGWELTNEGQRRDLFTTPSYALYKVIENTGTDDTLIGDPMSMLLPSANNCKWCGRKLTTLIELDVGHPALQDVAWNSERLRVQTCVICSCYGVVYMEMDSAGELCWSAHNVMPMGADDLDPDDYAQLAPDAGRQFRIAIASRQAYHASEWAMEPSLSQIGGHPGWVQDAEYPNCPCCSSRMRAVGQLDWSEVEEYGDGMYYMFICEPCQMTAVSYQQS, from the coding sequence ATGACAGAACGCATTCCGTGTATACGAGAGGGTTGCGCAAATACGATTTTGCCAGCAACGGCTGTCAGAACAGGCGGGTACTGCATGCCTTGCAAGCAGGAGATGGAACGTGAGGCACAACAAAAATACATTGAGGCCAATCGGCGAAATGTGAACTTGTATGAGGGAATGACGGACCCTGTGGAGATTTTGAAAATCATGCATACTCGCCAGGCTCATGATCCATTGATCCGTTATGTACCATATGAGGAATCCCAGGAACAGGTATATCTGTCCTTGTCTATGGAGCAGCAAGCTCTCATGATTGATTATGCGATGCAGCTGATTCGTGCAGGAGATGATGATACGGGTAAAGATATTCTGGTATATCTGGTTTGTTACCATGATATTTCGTTGTCTGCACAGATTTTGGAGCTGCTGGAGCGCGAAATCTACTACCCTGTCATTTTGTATAAGAGTGCCTCTGCCGAAGTACGTGATCAACTCATACAGCAGGTGAACACCGATGATGAGAATCGGAATAATCTATTGCTCATGCTCGCCTATATTGGAGATGAAGTGGTCGTACGTCAGTTCCAGCAATGGAGGCAGTCTCCACCTCACTGGGCAGTTCAGCTGCATGTCGCACCAGAGCACCATACAACCGAAGCCGGTTGGGAGTTAACGAATGAAGGCCAGCGCAGGGATTTATTCACCACCCCAAGTTATGCACTCTATAAAGTAATAGAGAATACAGGTACTGACGACACGTTAATTGGCGATCCAATGTCCATGCTTTTACCCAGTGCCAATAACTGTAAGTGGTGTGGCAGGAAGTTAACGACCTTAATTGAGCTGGATGTCGGGCATCCAGCATTGCAGGACGTAGCTTGGAACAGTGAGCGACTTCGAGTGCAGACTTGCGTGATATGCAGCTGTTATGGCGTCGTTTATATGGAGATGGATTCAGCAGGTGAACTGTGCTGGAGTGCGCATAATGTGATGCCCATGGGGGCGGATGATCTTGACCCGGATGACTATGCTCAGCTTGCACCGGATGCAGGGCGGCAGTTTCGGATTGCGATTGCATCACGTCAGGCGTACCATGCCAGTGAGTGGGCGATGGAGCCTTCTTTATCCCAGATTGGGGGCCATCCTGGATGGGTTCAGGACGCGGAGTATCCAAATTGTCCATGCTGCTCTTCAAGGATGAGGGCCGTTGGTCAACTGGACTGGAGCGAGGTTGAGGAGTATGGGGATGGTATGTATTACATGTTCATTTGCGAGCCATGCCAGATGACTGCGGTATCTTATCAACAGTCCTGA
- a CDS encoding LysR family transcriptional regulator has product MNLEQLEYVVEIAKTQSFSAASEHLHVTQSAISQSIHRLENELGMILFERSRQGTFPTPEGKPFIAKALDILQRIDELKSLNAETSSLTGELHVATFPSVMPYLVQTAADMKREHPQLNIAIEEKGSMEIIEDIRNNKTHLGFIAIYAKQLREFDGLHFSPMYSGKLVVCTHHQSELAKLSRVTPEQLKEHKLALYRDGFIEDFLQEFTYDYGPLSILFKTNNSEAITTVLRNNIAATIGHDFSFHQHPLWKEGIAKMVEIASIDQPKMQIGFVQTESKEVAIAAERFAQRFRQAIELDQL; this is encoded by the coding sequence ATGAATCTGGAACAGCTTGAATATGTTGTTGAAATTGCCAAAACCCAATCATTCTCGGCTGCCTCGGAGCACCTGCATGTCACTCAGTCGGCAATCAGCCAGTCGATCCACCGCCTGGAAAACGAGCTCGGTATGATTCTGTTCGAACGCTCCCGGCAGGGGACATTTCCCACTCCTGAAGGAAAACCATTTATTGCCAAGGCACTCGATATTTTGCAGCGAATTGATGAATTGAAATCACTGAATGCCGAGACGTCCTCTTTAACCGGAGAACTGCATGTCGCCACCTTTCCAAGTGTGATGCCTTACCTTGTGCAAACGGCGGCAGATATGAAACGCGAACATCCCCAATTGAATATTGCCATTGAAGAGAAAGGTTCCATGGAAATTATCGAGGATATCCGGAACAACAAGACCCACCTGGGCTTCATTGCCATCTACGCCAAACAATTGCGGGAATTCGATGGACTGCACTTCAGTCCGATGTATTCGGGTAAATTGGTCGTATGCACTCATCACCAATCCGAACTAGCCAAGCTTAGCCGAGTCACTCCCGAGCAATTAAAAGAACATAAGCTGGCTTTGTATCGTGATGGATTCATCGAAGATTTCCTGCAGGAGTTCACGTATGATTATGGCCCTCTGTCCATCCTCTTCAAAACGAACAACTCGGAAGCAATCACCACAGTTCTAAGAAATAATATTGCCGCTACCATTGGTCATGACTTCTCCTTCCACCAACATCCGCTATGGAAAGAAGGCATTGCAAAAATGGTAGAGATCGCTTCGATAGACCAACCTAAAATGCAAATCGGCTTCGTACAGACCGAATCCAAGGAGGTTGCTATAGCCGCGGAGCGCTTTGCCCAACGCTTCAGACAGGCGATTGAGCTGGACCAGTTATGA
- a CDS encoding GNAT family N-acetyltransferase has translation MTLSTENLFYSKRLKMTPPRAEDVQTMLQWNEDPEYLRNVDTDIAIPFSERQLEDEGETKDKEVYFRLRTREDEQLIGFVVIHSIEWNNRCGQLAIGIGLAEHRNKGYGTEALNLILRYAFHELNLDRVGLDVIAYNAKGIRAYEKVGFQLEGRARSAVYRDGKRYDRLWMGILRPEWEAHNQINVEGGQA, from the coding sequence ATGACACTATCGACTGAAAATCTGTTTTATAGCAAACGATTGAAAATGACTCCGCCCCGTGCAGAAGACGTGCAGACCATGCTGCAATGGAATGAAGATCCCGAATATTTGCGAAATGTGGATACGGATATTGCCATTCCTTTTTCGGAAAGGCAACTTGAAGATGAAGGTGAGACGAAGGACAAGGAAGTTTACTTCCGGCTTCGAACACGTGAGGATGAACAACTGATCGGATTCGTTGTCATTCACAGCATTGAATGGAACAACCGGTGCGGACAGCTTGCCATTGGCATCGGGCTCGCAGAGCATCGCAACAAAGGGTACGGAACGGAAGCGTTGAATCTTATTTTGCGGTATGCCTTCCATGAATTGAATCTGGACCGGGTAGGTCTGGATGTCATCGCCTATAATGCAAAAGGCATCCGTGCCTATGAGAAGGTCGGCTTTCAGTTGGAAGGTCGCGCCAGATCAGCCGTGTATCGTGACGGCAAGCGCTACGATCGCTTATGGATGGGCATTCTACGACCAGAATGGGAAGCACACAATCAGATCAATGTGGAGGGTGGACAAGCATGA
- a CDS encoding amino acid permease, whose product MAQTEGTLQKKLKPRHISFMAMGGVIGTGIFKGSAETIGLAGPGVIVTYIFAGLLLLVVMAAMAEMATVYKNKNMKDFVQEAFGSRVSFVMGWMYCFLWLSVCVIEVIAAGSFLQYWFTEVPLWMLSLACAVFIILINLLSVGVFGEFEFWLAGIKIAMIIIFIILGAGLIFGIIPSDNTPYLQNYTQAGGFLPNGWSSIFSALLVVMFSYGGSELIGLTLTETENADKVMPKIVGNFMLRIILFFTLPILIICGLIPWNELGPESSPFVQVLASTGLPGAAHIMNFILVTAVLSAANSGIYGASRMMHSMAVGGEAPKALSQTNRNGSPVNTLLVCAVVLLGGSMLGLFAQDQLFRVLLAVPGFVVMLVWICIASSQLKLRKKYPLKPTFKVWGFPYITGAVVLCLSVIAVMFVFDEGNRFSISICLSVLALLVIWSLIRFRKTDGRAGS is encoded by the coding sequence TTGGCTCAGACAGAAGGAACATTGCAGAAGAAACTTAAACCAAGACATATTAGCTTTATGGCTATGGGCGGTGTCATTGGAACCGGAATTTTCAAAGGAAGCGCCGAAACGATTGGACTCGCAGGTCCGGGAGTCATTGTAACGTACATTTTTGCTGGATTATTGTTACTGGTTGTCATGGCTGCGATGGCGGAGATGGCTACGGTTTACAAGAACAAAAATATGAAGGATTTTGTGCAGGAAGCATTCGGCAGCCGAGTCTCCTTTGTCATGGGATGGATGTATTGCTTCCTATGGTTATCGGTTTGTGTAATTGAGGTAATTGCCGCAGGCAGCTTTCTGCAGTATTGGTTCACGGAAGTGCCGCTGTGGATGCTTAGTCTGGCGTGCGCGGTGTTTATTATACTGATTAATCTGCTGAGTGTAGGTGTATTTGGGGAATTTGAATTTTGGCTGGCAGGCATTAAAATCGCCATGATTATTATTTTTATTATTCTTGGTGCTGGTCTGATCTTTGGAATTATTCCAAGTGACAATACACCGTATTTGCAAAACTACACGCAAGCTGGGGGCTTCCTCCCGAACGGTTGGTCATCAATTTTCTCGGCTCTGCTGGTTGTTATGTTCTCTTATGGAGGTTCGGAGTTGATTGGTTTGACACTGACCGAGACGGAAAATGCGGACAAGGTGATGCCCAAAATTGTGGGGAACTTCATGCTGAGAATCATTTTATTTTTCACGCTGCCGATTCTCATCATCTGTGGCCTCATTCCGTGGAATGAGTTGGGTCCAGAGAGCAGTCCCTTTGTACAGGTGCTGGCTTCCACGGGACTCCCAGGTGCAGCGCATATTATGAACTTTATTTTGGTGACAGCCGTTTTGTCTGCTGCAAATTCGGGCATTTACGGTGCATCCCGAATGATGCACTCCATGGCGGTAGGTGGTGAAGCGCCCAAGGCATTATCACAAACGAATCGTAACGGCAGCCCAGTTAACACACTACTGGTATGTGCCGTGGTCTTGCTCGGAGGTTCCATGTTGGGACTATTCGCACAGGATCAGCTCTTCCGCGTGTTGCTGGCGGTTCCGGGGTTCGTGGTGATGCTTGTGTGGATTTGTATTGCGTCTTCACAGCTGAAGCTGCGCAAGAAATACCCGCTAAAACCGACATTCAAAGTTTGGGGATTCCCTTACATCACTGGAGCAGTGGTGCTTTGTCTTAGTGTAATTGCAGTGATGTTTGTGTTTGATGAGGGCAATCGTTTCAGCATCAGCATCTGTTTATCTGTACTCGCGTTACTGGTTATCTGGTCCCTGATTCGATTCAGGAAGACGGATGGACGGGCAGGGAGTTAG
- a CDS encoding alanyl-tRNA editing protein, with amino-acid sequence MTQKIYYDFAYTREWHTQITGRVDKEDGIYVTLAETAFYPHGGGQPCDLGQIGGIAVLDVISEDGEVLHKLERAPEQNEVDCQIDWQRRFDHMQQHTGQHLLSAITLKQADAMTFSFHLGTDYITIDVAAAELGANQLAAIEMEANQQIYRNAKINSSWVTAEEAARLPLVKQPSVTEDIRIVEIEGVEYNACGGTHVSATGEIGIIKLLKTEKVKGGTRVYFKCGYRALNEFNAAQSVLTGITAKLKTSREELAERIDKMEAEQKKLQAELNAVKTSNDAYYAQELLSAREGLVIAQIFEDKSLKDMQSLATKLTSEHEGLVLFASISEAKVVLAQNGQPPEWACGPFFKGNLGAYQGKGGGNDKIAQAGFASSEDAIAFYEFTKDQLGHH; translated from the coding sequence ATGACGCAAAAAATCTATTATGACTTCGCGTACACACGGGAGTGGCATACACAAATTACAGGTAGAGTGGACAAGGAAGATGGTATATATGTCACACTGGCGGAAACAGCTTTTTACCCACATGGAGGTGGACAACCTTGTGATCTGGGGCAGATTGGTGGCATTGCCGTGCTGGATGTGATCAGTGAGGACGGTGAGGTCTTGCATAAGCTGGAGCGTGCGCCCGAGCAGAATGAGGTGGATTGCCAAATCGATTGGCAGCGCAGATTCGATCATATGCAGCAGCATACCGGGCAGCATTTGCTGTCGGCCATTACGCTGAAGCAGGCAGATGCGATGACTTTCAGTTTTCATCTAGGGACAGATTATATCACGATTGATGTAGCCGCAGCCGAACTGGGAGCGAACCAACTGGCTGCAATTGAAATGGAGGCCAATCAGCAGATTTACCGAAATGCTAAAATCAACAGTTCCTGGGTCACTGCGGAAGAAGCGGCACGTCTGCCGCTGGTAAAGCAGCCTTCCGTAACCGAAGATATTCGCATCGTGGAGATCGAGGGTGTGGAATATAATGCTTGCGGTGGAACACATGTGTCAGCCACAGGTGAGATCGGGATCATTAAACTGTTGAAAACCGAGAAAGTGAAGGGTGGCACCCGGGTTTATTTTAAATGCGGATATCGGGCACTGAATGAGTTCAACGCCGCGCAGAGCGTGCTTACAGGGATTACAGCCAAATTGAAGACCAGCCGGGAAGAGCTTGCGGAGCGAATCGATAAAATGGAAGCAGAACAAAAGAAGCTGCAAGCCGAGCTGAACGCTGTGAAAACTTCGAATGACGCTTATTATGCGCAGGAGCTTTTATCCGCACGGGAAGGGCTTGTCATTGCTCAAATCTTTGAGGATAAATCGCTCAAGGATATGCAGAGTCTGGCGACCAAGCTAACGTCAGAACATGAGGGACTTGTGCTCTTTGCGAGCATCTCGGAGGCAAAAGTCGTTCTGGCACAGAACGGACAGCCGCCGGAGTGGGCTTGCGGACCTTTCTTCAAGGGCAATCTCGGAGCCTACCAGGGCAAAGGCGGCGGCAACGACAAGATCGCTCAGGCGGGCTTTGCCAGCAGCGAAGATGCGATCGCTTTTTATGAATTTACGAAGGACCAACTCGGACATCACTGA
- a CDS encoding GNAT family N-acetyltransferase — MEIKVDDLSGHQVIGLIAEHLQGMAADSPPESIHALDLDGLKKPEITFWCAWEADELLGCGAMKELNSEHAELKSMRTAKAHLRKGVARQILAHIIGVAQNRGYQRISLETGSMDSFIPARKLYEDFGFVYCEPFADYRLDPNSAFMTKEL; from the coding sequence ATGGAGATCAAAGTAGACGATTTGAGCGGTCATCAAGTCATTGGATTAATTGCAGAACATTTGCAAGGCATGGCAGCAGATTCGCCGCCGGAAAGCATTCACGCCCTGGATCTGGATGGGTTAAAGAAACCTGAGATTACATTCTGGTGTGCATGGGAAGCAGATGAGCTGCTCGGCTGCGGTGCCATGAAGGAGCTGAATTCGGAGCATGCAGAGTTGAAGTCCATGCGTACAGCCAAGGCTCACCTCAGAAAAGGCGTCGCGAGACAAATCCTTGCCCATATTATCGGGGTTGCCCAGAATCGGGGGTATCAGCGGATCAGTCTGGAGACAGGTTCGATGGATTCTTTTATCCCGGCGCGGAAGCTGTATGAGGACTTTGGATTTGTTTACTGTGAGCCATTTGCAGATTATCGTTTGGACCCGAACAGTGCTTTTATGACGAAGGAATTATAA